The genomic window GCATCCTCATCAACGTGCTGCTTCCTCCCCAGGCCCCCAAAAAGCCCGACACCGCCCTCGACAGCCAGGCCTACAACTGGGCGCCCCAGAACACCGAGCAGCAGGGAGTCCCGGTCCCGCGCTGGTACGGCAAGAACCGCATCTACGGCAACATCGTCGCAAGCCACATCGAAAACCGCGACTCGACCCAGATTCTCAACGCCCTCATCTGCCTGGGGCTCGGACCGGTGAAAAGCCTCGGGGATTTTCGCATAAACGACCAGGCCATCAAGCACTTCAAGGCCGTGCACGTGCGCGTCCGCTACGGCCGCCTAAACCAGGCCCCCATCTCCGACTTCAAGAAGACCAAGATCGAATACCCCGCCTCGGTCAAGGTGGTCCACGGCTCCCCGTACACCTACACGACCGTGGGAAACGATTTCGACGCCCTGGAAGTCGATATCTCCTTTCCCGAGGGGCTCTGGCATTACCCGCCCGAAAGCTCGGGCCTCGAAGGCTTCGCCGTCCGGTTCCAGATCGCGGTGCGAAAGGTCGGAACCTCCACGTGGCATCACATCGCCCGGCAGCCCTCGGATGTTGCCGGGTACAACAAGGTGTTCGTCTCCGGGGCCCGCTGGTCCCTGGGCAAATGGGTGGACCCGGGGGCCGATCCCGACTGGACGGGCCACGAAGGGGCGGACGTCTGGTTTGAAAACCTCGCCGGAACGTCGGGGTTCTACGACCATTACGAAGGGGAGGTCTATCCCGACCAGACCGAGCTGTTCTGGCACTGGATCGGAGACGACGGGGGCGAATACATAGCCACTTCAACCGATTCCTACGAGGTCTGGCAGGATTATTTCGACGCCTTCGGCCAGAGCGAGAAGCCCAGGCACTGGACCATGCGCTACCGGGTGCCGGACGGCGAAAAGGGGCAATACCAGGTTCGGGTGACGCGGGTGACGCCCACGGCCACTCCCCAGAACCGGTACGGCCAGGACATGTATTTTGCGGGGGTGGCCGAGGTGCTGTGCGACCCCTTCGAATACCCCCGGCACGTGCTGGTCGCCGTGAGCGCCCGGGCAACGGACCAGCTCTCGGGGTCGCTGCGGTTTTCGTGCGTCGGGGAGATGGCCGTGATCCGGGTCTTTGACGGATCGAGCTGGAGCATCGAGTACTCGAACAACCCGGCCTGGGTCGCCTACGACATCCTGAGCCAGCCCGTGATCGGAGGCGCGGGCACGGAGGCCAATCCCTACACCGTCTTGCGCTACGACGGTTTGCCTCCCGAGCGCCTCGATGCGCCAAAATTCCTTGAATGGGCGCAGTATTGCGACGAGAAGGTAAGCGACGGCACGGGGTCGCCCTTCAGCACCGCCGTCGCCTACGCCGTAAACGACAGGGTGCGCTACGCGGGCAGGATATACATGTGCATCCAGGCGACCGCGGTCCCTTCGCCCCCGCCCACGGATACGGCCTACTGGGCCGTAACGAACGAAGGGCTTGAAAAGCGCATCACCTTCAACGGCGGCTTCGACTACGACACGTCCATGTGGGAGGCCGTGGCGCGGGTCTGCCAGGTGGGCCGCGCGATTCCCGTCTGGAACGGCTCCAAGCTCACCGTCGCAATCGATAAGCCCGCCGATCCCGTGAACCTCTACACGGTGGGAAACATCGAGGAGTCCAAATTCCGGGAAATCTTCCTGCCCCTTGAGGAGCGGGCGACGGAAATCGAGGTCGATTTCATCGACGGCGAAACCTGGGAGCGGGACAAGCTCACGGTCTACCGGCCGGACATCGCGCGGTCGACCGGGTACCGGGCGGCGATCGAGCTCTTCGGGGTGACGAAGCGCAGCGAGGCGTGGCGCGCGGGCATGTTCCGGCTCATGTGCAACAAGTACCTGGTCCGCACCGTGGAGCTCGATCTCGACGTCGAAGCCGTGAACGCGGACATAGGAGACGTGGTCCACATCCAGCACGACGTGCCCCAGTGGGGCGAAGGGGGCCGGATCGCCCCGGTCCTTTCCTTCACCTCCGGAGGCCCGTATGAAATCAAGCCCGGCGACACCGTCATCGGGGGTACCTCCTGGGCGTCGGCGCGGGTTGTGGCGGTTGACGTCACGTCCGGGTCCTGGGCCGCCGGCACGGCCGCAGGCCGCCTCACCCTTGCCGGGCAGAGCGGGAACTTCGTCGCCGAAGAGCTCAACGTGCTTGAAAACTTCGACGTGGCCACGGTCATAGCCTCCCGGGTCACCCTGGACAAGGCGGTGAGCATCGAGGCGGGGCTCACCTGCAAGGTGATCGTGCGCCTCTCCGGGGACTCCCTTGCAGAACGCATCGTAACCTCCGAGGCAGGATCGCACGAGACCCTTTCCGTTTCGGTTCCCTTCGATCCGATCCCGGCGCCTTTCGACGTCTACGCCTTCGGGCAGGTCGACACCATCACGCGCCCTTTCCGGGTGCTTTCCATCAGGAAGTCGATGGAGCAAAAATGCACCCTCTCCCTTATCGAATACCGCCCGGAGGTCTACCAGTACGAGGATTCGGCCCCGAACCCGGGGAGTGCGGCGCAGCTCGCCCTCAAGGCCATGCAGCCCAGGCGGGTGAAACTGACCGAAATCAGCGTCGACGGCCCCGGGGGCAGGCAGGTCAAGGGCATCGACATCGATTTCGAACCCTGCGCCGATCCGGCCTTCAAGCACTACGAGGTGTGGTACCGCGTGGCCGGGCGCAAGGGAGAAAAGGCCGAATGGCTCTTTTCCGGGGTGGCCGACGGCTCTTCCTACCAGGTTCTCGGGGTCGAGCGCCAGACCCGCTACGCCGTGGCGCTCCTGCCGGTGGACACGGCAAACCGCAAGCTCTTCATCGAATACGCCGCCTCGCGCTCCATCCTCATCCACGGCATCGAGCTCGCCGCCGATCTGCGCTACAAGACCGGAACCACGGTGGACGCCCTGGAACCCGCAGAAGCCGGCGCGACTTTGGGCTCGACCCTCGGCAACGGCTCCACCGTTCCCGGCAACCTCAAGAAATCCGACGGCGCCACCCTGGTGACCGAACAGGATCTCTTCCTCGACGGCCTCTGGGCGCGCGCCATCACCCTGACCGACGGCGGCTACTTTCGCACGGGCCTCTCCCCGGACCCCAGGATCATCATCAGCAAGGGACAGATCGCCGGCTACTCCGATGAAACCACCAAGGAATTCTACCTGCTGGCAAGCACCGGGAAGGCGTATCTGGGGGGCGGCAATGTCATCCTGGAGAGCACTGGCGTCAGGATTCTTCCTGTAACCGGTCAAACTTGGGACTCCACTCGAAGTGTCAACTGGGGAACGAATGTTTCCTATCCTATCGCGCGGATATGGGCATGGAATGACACTTTCGACGATTCTCTGGTGATTGAGGTCAACGGGGATTACCACTTCTCTCAGGGCGGCCACATGTATTTTAGGGCCTATGGGGTGGGCTCCGGGAACCACAGTACGATCAAGTTCAATGCGTCAAACGACAGCTACGCCGTCGCACTGGAAATGAACACTGAAAGCGACGGGCGTTTCAGGGTCGATGCGGATGTCATTCAATTGAAGACAACACCTTCTGGCGGGGGAATCGTAAACATCGATGCCTATACGATATATCTCGGTGGCGTGGTTACGATTCTGGCTGGGCAGATTAAATCCACCCTGGAAACTGGAACGGCACCGATGACGGTTGCCTCGACCACAAAGGTTACGAACCTCAACGCCGACCAGGTGGACGGCAAAGACGCTGCCGATTTCTTTCCAATCAATGGCGGCCAGCTCACCGGGGCGAACATATCCCGGAATGTCGACGACAGCTATCTGAACGTGCATGGCGCCACCAACGTGACTTCCGGGGCTGGGGTAACGCTCTACGGCCGCGATCATGCGACTTGTGCCGGGAATATGTACCTGACCTTTGGCGGGTATGCGTCGACCGGCAAGCTCGTTATCCGGAATCGCAACGCATCGGAATACAATAATGTGTTCGAGATTGATTCCGTCGGGAACATCGTCACGTCCGCGCTGCGGATCGGGGCCTACGTCAACGACTCATATCTCAGCATTTGCGCCGGGGAGGATGGGCTCAAAGGGGCGTCGCTTGTCATGTACGGCCGCGCTCATGCATCGAGTCCCGGCGAGGCGTACCTGAATCTAGGCGGATATACCCCTTACGGAAAGTTCACGATCCGGCAGCGCCTGACGGATGAGTCGCTGGTCAACCTGTTTCTTTTCGACAAGGATGCAAACCTCAGAATCGGCGGAACCACGTTCGGCACGAGCGCCGCGAGGGTGCTCTGCGTCGGCACGGGGACCGCGCCCACCAGCTCCCCGGCCGACGCCTTCCAGATGTATTCAAAAGATATATCGGCCGGGAACGCCGCCCCGCATTTCCGTCTTGAAGGCGGCCCGGAGCTCAGGCTCTACCAGCAACCGCACATTGCGGACCCGGATGCCGACTCCACGAGCTTGCAGACGGCCGTCAAGGCGATCCTGGTCGCATTGGAAAACATGAGGTTCCTCGCAACATCGTAAGGAGGTGAAATGAGCATCGCGCTATCGACGCAGGTGACGATCACCACGGCAAAAATCGAGGCGATCACGATCCAGCTCTACCGGGACCATGCGGAGGCGGCCGTGACCGTGGCCATCCTGGATGCGGGCGGCAACGTGGTGCGCCGGGAAACGGCCCAGCATCCGAATGCGGATGCCTTCGTCAAATCGCTGATCGCGGTCCCGAAACAGGCGTTTGATGACATGGATGCCCTGCTGGTGTCGAAATATCCCGGCACAGTGAGTTCCAATGAAGACGTCGACTGGTAAGGAAAGGAGCCAAATGAACGAATACCCGAACAATGCGATGGAGTGCGCGCCGGACACACAAGCCGGACCGACGCTCGAAGACGCCGCGCGGATGCTGGAGACGGCAAGAACGCAGCGCGTGCTCGAATGCTCCAAGGCGCTCCAGCAGGTCCTCGACGCCCACGGTTGCAAGCTCGAACCCGTGGTCACGATCAGGGGCAACCAGGTTCTTTCCCAAATCGTGGTGGCGAGCAGGGAATGAGCGACAAAGCGATGGTGACGGCTGTCAGACCGGTTAACAAGGCGCAAAATGGAACGGAGAGGCGTTGTGCCTCCCCGTTCTCCGTGCGGAGCAACCTATCGGCGCTCACCTCCGAGCCTGCCAAGCCTAGCCACGCCTTGCCTAGCCTCGCCACGCCACGCCTTGCCTGCCCTGCCACGCCATTTCCGTTGCGCCTTGCTCCGCCTGTTGCCGTGCCTCGTACAATCCGCCCGGTCGACAAACACTCACGCCTCGGCATGAAACATGCCGTAGGAACCGTCCTTCTGGGGCCGCCATTCACCGACCCCGACGGCGAAACCGGCCGTGTTGAAAAGGTTGGCGATCTGTTCCATCGACAGCACGTTGCCGTTATAGCGGATGTCCAACGTGGTCGACCACGCGGGAAATTCCGCCCGTATCCGGATATCGGCCGTTCCGAGGCCCACCCGGACCATGTCCGCCCGCATCCGGGGCTCCCCGTCGAGCCTCGCCAGCTCGCCTACGATATGAAAAGCCCCCCGGGCCTGGACCTTCGTTATCCCTTCGACATGAGAACAGGCATCGACGGCCGCCGCCTTGAAAGCAACGGCAGGGAAACCGTAACCCCCTTCCGGGTGCCTATAGAGCGATTCTTCGAAATCACGTTGAGGATCCTTTGCCGCCCTGGCCTGACGCGCCTTTTTCTGCTGCTTGTCCAATATTTGCTTTTTTGCCTTTTCAGACCACGCATGACAGATGAGCGGCGAATCCCCTATAAGCGTGATCCGCATTTCCTGGATGTTCAGCTTGGGAAGAACTATAGGCTCCTCGATCTTTTCCTTGGATGCCATTCATTATCCTTTCGTAATCAAAGATAATCAAATGACAATAGGATATTTTACCGCCGTGAAATGTCAAGCTAAACATCTGAAGGCATATGTGTGAAATCCGAACAATCATGGTATAAGGCGGAGAGAGGTCGGTCTCTTACCGATTCGCAGACGGAACCGCGATTTTGATGTGGCAAACCTCAAGGTGAATCCGCAACCCGGTACTGAGGCCCGTATGTCTTTTCCTTCCGGGGAACTCTGCCGGACCCGGCCGG from Syntrophobacter fumaroxidans MPOB includes these protein-coding regions:
- the gpJ gene encoding TipJ family phage tail tip protein is translated as MSESKDLVEGTAPVPPGHLRVVSVDHPFRRSERRIDLVEWKPGMSLSDVVASRVPENLPVKVFLDGLEIAPGERSRVYPMPGRQVLIVPELGFDDGFKGILRFILQIALVAAGFIMQAMGVPGWLIFGTMLVGGILINVLLPPQAPKKPDTALDSQAYNWAPQNTEQQGVPVPRWYGKNRIYGNIVASHIENRDSTQILNALICLGLGPVKSLGDFRINDQAIKHFKAVHVRVRYGRLNQAPISDFKKTKIEYPASVKVVHGSPYTYTTVGNDFDALEVDISFPEGLWHYPPESSGLEGFAVRFQIAVRKVGTSTWHHIARQPSDVAGYNKVFVSGARWSLGKWVDPGADPDWTGHEGADVWFENLAGTSGFYDHYEGEVYPDQTELFWHWIGDDGGEYIATSTDSYEVWQDYFDAFGQSEKPRHWTMRYRVPDGEKGQYQVRVTRVTPTATPQNRYGQDMYFAGVAEVLCDPFEYPRHVLVAVSARATDQLSGSLRFSCVGEMAVIRVFDGSSWSIEYSNNPAWVAYDILSQPVIGGAGTEANPYTVLRYDGLPPERLDAPKFLEWAQYCDEKVSDGTGSPFSTAVAYAVNDRVRYAGRIYMCIQATAVPSPPPTDTAYWAVTNEGLEKRITFNGGFDYDTSMWEAVARVCQVGRAIPVWNGSKLTVAIDKPADPVNLYTVGNIEESKFREIFLPLEERATEIEVDFIDGETWERDKLTVYRPDIARSTGYRAAIELFGVTKRSEAWRAGMFRLMCNKYLVRTVELDLDVEAVNADIGDVVHIQHDVPQWGEGGRIAPVLSFTSGGPYEIKPGDTVIGGTSWASARVVAVDVTSGSWAAGTAAGRLTLAGQSGNFVAEELNVLENFDVATVIASRVTLDKAVSIEAGLTCKVIVRLSGDSLAERIVTSEAGSHETLSVSVPFDPIPAPFDVYAFGQVDTITRPFRVLSIRKSMEQKCTLSLIEYRPEVYQYEDSAPNPGSAAQLALKAMQPRRVKLTEISVDGPGGRQVKGIDIDFEPCADPAFKHYEVWYRVAGRKGEKAEWLFSGVADGSSYQVLGVERQTRYAVALLPVDTANRKLFIEYAASRSILIHGIELAADLRYKTGTTVDALEPAEAGATLGSTLGNGSTVPGNLKKSDGATLVTEQDLFLDGLWARAITLTDGGYFRTGLSPDPRIIISKGQIAGYSDETTKEFYLLASTGKAYLGGGNVILESTGVRILPVTGQTWDSTRSVNWGTNVSYPIARIWAWNDTFDDSLVIEVNGDYHFSQGGHMYFRAYGVGSGNHSTIKFNASNDSYAVALEMNTESDGRFRVDADVIQLKTTPSGGGIVNIDAYTIYLGGVVTILAGQIKSTLETGTAPMTVASTTKVTNLNADQVDGKDAADFFPINGGQLTGANISRNVDDSYLNVHGATNVTSGAGVTLYGRDHATCAGNMYLTFGGYASTGKLVIRNRNASEYNNVFEIDSVGNIVTSALRIGAYVNDSYLSICAGEDGLKGASLVMYGRAHASSPGEAYLNLGGYTPYGKFTIRQRLTDESLVNLFLFDKDANLRIGGTTFGTSAARVLCVGTGTAPTSSPADAFQMYSKDISAGNAAPHFRLEGGPELRLYQQPHIADPDADSTSLQTAVKAILVALENMRFLATS